The Thermoanaerobacterium thermosaccharolyticum DSM 571 region ATTTATATTGGTATAAAATCTCTTAAGTCCTTCTTCTGAAAGGGTCAATGCAGTTCCTGATACTTTTTCTACCTTATCAGCATCTATCAAATCGAGAACAGCATCTTGTATTACTTCAGAATATAAATTCAAGTTGTTGTATTTTAATTCAATAAAACCGCCTAGTACAGCATTGGCTACATTTCCAATACCTGACTGCAATGGAAGAAATGTTTTAGGAAGTCTTCCGTGTTTTATTTCAGTTTGAAGAAAATCTATAAGATAATCTGAAATCTTTTTTGATGTTTCATTTATACTTGTAAGTTGTAACGTTGTATCTTTCATATCTGAAAATACAACTGCAGCTATTTTATCTGGATTGCATGGAATATACGGAACACCTATCCTATCACTAACTTTCGATATTGGTATCGGCTCTCTATATGGTGGATCTTTTGGCTCGTATATATCGTGCATTCCTTCAAGTTCAATAGGCTGTGATGTATTTATTTCTACTATGACTTTATCGGCCATATTTACAAATGTCGGTGAATTACCGACAGACATGGTAGGAATAATGCCTCCATCTTCTGTTATAGCAGTTGCTTCAATAATGGCGATATCAATTTTTCCTAAAAAACCATATCTTATTTGCTGTGGCATATGACTTAGATGCATATCAATAAATTTAACTGAACCATTATTTATAGCATTTCTCATGTCTTTATTTGTTTGATACGGAATTCTTTTATTGACTAAACCTTCCCGTGCGAAAGCACCATCTAATTCATCACCTACTATAGCACCTGTATAAAGATTTAACTTTATCTTTTCATTTTTATATCTTTCAGCAATTGCCAATGGTACAGCTTTAGGACCACCTGTTACAAAACCACTTGTACCTATTGTCATACCATCTTTTATCAATAAAGCTGCTTCTTCTGCCGACATTACTTTATTTTTAATTATATTGCATCTAATTCTTTCTTCAAAATTCATTGATAAGCCTCCCAAGAATCGTATTTTTAAATAGTAAATATACAATGTTAAAACCACATATGTAACATATGCTACATATGTGGTAAAGATATATTGTGCTATCTTTCGACAACCATTGCTATTCCCATTCCTCCGCCGATGCACAATGTTGCAAGTCCAGTATGCGAATTCCTCTTCTGCATCTCATATAAAAGCGTCACTAGAATTCTACATCCGCTGGCGCCGATTGGATGACCTATCGCAATTGCGCCACCATTTACATTCACTCTGTCCATATTAAATTTTAATTCTTTTGCAACAGCCAGTGATTGTGCTGCAAATGCTTCATTTGCTTCAATTAAATCTAAATCATCTACAGTTAGATTAGCTTTTTCTAATGCCTTTCTCGTAGCATATACTGGACCAATTCCCATGATGCTGGGGTCAACACCTGCATAACCAAATGATTTAATCGTTGCTAATGGCTTTATTCCAAGTTCATCAGCCTTTTCTTTTGACATCACAACTACTGCTGCAGCTGCATCGTTAATTCCTGATGCATTTCCAGCAGTTACAGTTCCATCTTTTTTGAATGCTGGTTTTAATTTTGCAAGTGCTTCAATTGTCGTATTAGGTCTCACATGTTCATCAACTTTAAATTCTATCGGTTCACCTTTTTTCTGCGGCACAATCACAGGAACTATCTCATCCTCAAATCTTCCTGATGATATCGCTTCTGACGCTAATTTTTGGCTTCTATATGCAAATTCATCCTGCTCTTCTCTTGATATGCCGTATTTTTCAGCAAGATTTTCGGCAGTGATTCCCATGTGATATTGGTTAAAAACATCTGTTAAACCATCATATACCATTTCATCTACAAGCTGGCCATTGTTCATCCTGTACCCAAAGCGAGCATCATTTAATATATATGGTGCTCTTGACATATTTTCCATTCCACCGGCTACAACAATGTCAGCATCACCAAGCATAACTGCCTGAGCAGCAAGTGTCACAGCTCTAAGACCTGATCCACATACCATGTTTACAGTCATAGCCGGAACTTCTACTGGTATGCCCGCTTTTATTTCAGCTTGTCTTGCGGGGTTCTGCCCAAGACCTGCCTGCAATACATTTCCCATTATCACTTCACTAACATCTTCAGGTTTCACATTGGCTCTTTTTAATGCTTCTTTTATTACTACAGCACCTAAATCTACTGCAGGTACATTTAGAAGCGTTCCACCAAATTTCCCGACAGCAGTCCTTACACCACTTGCAATAACTACTTCTTTCATGATATTCTCCTCCTTAAAAGATTATTTGTATTCAAAGAAACCTTTGCCAGTTTTTCTACCCAGCAATCCGCCTCTTACCATCTTTTTTAGAAGTGGATGTGGTCTGTATTTCGAATCGCCGTACTCTTCATAAAGCACATTCATTAT contains the following coding sequences:
- a CDS encoding acetyl-CoA C-acetyltransferase, whose protein sequence is MKEVVIASGVRTAVGKFGGTLLNVPAVDLGAVVIKEALKRANVKPEDVSEVIMGNVLQAGLGQNPARQAEIKAGIPVEVPAMTVNMVCGSGLRAVTLAAQAVMLGDADIVVAGGMENMSRAPYILNDARFGYRMNNGQLVDEMVYDGLTDVFNQYHMGITAENLAEKYGISREEQDEFAYRSQKLASEAISSGRFEDEIVPVIVPQKKGEPIEFKVDEHVRPNTTIEALAKLKPAFKKDGTVTAGNASGINDAAAAVVVMSKEKADELGIKPLATIKSFGYAGVDPSIMGIGPVYATRKALEKANLTVDDLDLIEANEAFAAQSLAVAKELKFNMDRVNVNGGAIAIGHPIGASGCRILVTLLYEMQKRNSHTGLATLCIGGGMGIAMVVER
- a CDS encoding acetyl-CoA hydrolase/transferase family protein, whose translation is MNFEERIRCNIIKNKVMSAEEAALLIKDGMTIGTSGFVTGGPKAVPLAIAERYKNEKIKLNLYTGAIVGDELDGAFAREGLVNKRIPYQTNKDMRNAINNGSVKFIDMHLSHMPQQIRYGFLGKIDIAIIEATAITEDGGIIPTMSVGNSPTFVNMADKVIVEINTSQPIELEGMHDIYEPKDPPYREPIPISKVSDRIGVPYIPCNPDKIAAVVFSDMKDTTLQLTSINETSKKISDYLIDFLQTEIKHGRLPKTFLPLQSGIGNVANAVLGGFIELKYNNLNLYSEVIQDAVLDLIDADKVEKVSGTALTLSEEGLKRFYTNINKYKEKIILRPQEISNNPEIIRRLGVISINTAIEVDIYGNVNSTHILGTKMMNGIGGSADFTRNAYISIFATPSTAKDDNISCIVPMVSHVDHTEHDVMVVVTEQGLADLRGLSPKERAIAIIKNCAHPDYKDVLMEYYERAIKKHGAVQTPNLLDEAFLWHTRYSNTGSMKI